GTGGATGACGCGGGCATGCGCCTCATAGACCACGGTTCCTCCTTGGAGCAATATTCGGGCAGCAGCAATCATATCTTCTCCCATAGAACAGTTATTGGGGAAACCGCCGGCTCGAAGGAGGATATCTCGCCTGTACGCTGAGAACGAATTTGAGGTAAACGCCGTTTTGATTCCCAAGCGCGCAATATCCTCAAGGCTTTTTTCGATACTCTGTTCGGGATAATTGAAGAGCCGTGCGTGCCGTTCGATAGGACCAGCTTCTAAGCGGGGAAGCTGCCGACCATAGGCAACGCCGGCCCGCGGATGTGCGTGTAGTTCGGTCACTAGTTGCTCCAAGGCATGCCTGCCATCGAGAATGGCATCCTGAGTCAGGAATACGACGGTTTTACAGTCCGAAACCATCTCTACTGCCATTTGCCGTGTCCCGCCGTGGTTGAACGCGTCTGGAGCGATGCAATGTACTTCAAAGCCGGCGGCTTTGGCGAACTCGGCCGATCCATCCGTCGATCCGGAGTCAATCACGAGTATGCGTCGCGGCTGTATGTTCTGCGATAGTATGGAATCAATTACCATCCGCCAGCGCTGTCCACCATTCTTAACTGGAACAATCAACGCGATCGACGCCCCCCCCTCTACGGCAGGCAACTTAGTCTGTCGGTCACAGTGCTCCATCGGGGAGATATCCTTACGCAAGAGGTCAAGATTGTTCCAAGGCATACGGGGAGTTGGTACAGGTCTCAAATCACCCTACAGAGAAATGAAATTACAGACATCCGGTTCTCGGTAGTAGTATCTTACCCGATGTGGCTGGCTCATAGTTAGTGTAGAGTCAACAACTATGTTGGGCGATGTATCTCGTTGCCCAAACCAGTTTAGCTGTTGGCGTCGATGGGTTAGACTGGCGACCATGAAATCTTCCGCGCAGCCGTCCCTCAACCGCACCGCCCTACTGGTCAGCCTGCCCTTCTTCGCTTACCTGAGCAGTTGGTACTACAACGGTTCCCTGATCCCGCTCCTGGCGGTGAGTAGCGTATCGCTGCTGCTCTGGGGGGCGGTAGCGGCGTGGCCCCGGATTCGCGCGGGGCTGCCTTGGCCGCGGGGGTATCTGCCGGCTTTCATGTTGCTGTGGTTGTTCTGGTACTGGCTGACCCTGTTCTGGAGCCACGTCCCCTATAGTAGCTGGTTTTATTTCTGGACCCTGGGTTCCGTGCCTCTGGGCTTTCTCGCCTGGACCATGCTCTCCGAGCGCGATGCGGAAGCGGTCTGGCCCTGGTTCTGGCGGGGGATCGTTGCCAGCGCGTGGATCCTGTCGGCCATTGGGCTTTGGCAGTACTACCGTCTCCTGGGGGAAGGCGCGAACTGGATGGGCCTGCGTCCACAAGGCCCGCTGATGGACTGCAACAGTTACGCGGCGTGGATGAATCTGTTTTTCTTCGTGCTCGTCGGGCGCTATTTTTGGCTGGACGGGCGTCGCCCTCGCGCGCTCCTTTCCAAGTCCATTGATTGGGTGACCTTTGGCTATTTATTGACTATCGCCATCATTCTGCTGGCAGATTTCAGTACGGGCAGCCGCGGCGGTCTGCTCGCCTGGGCGTGTACCCTGCCCTTTGCCTTGCTGGGTTTTCGGGGAAAGCCCGGGGTCTGGTCGCGCTGGGCCGCTGTACTGTTCCTGGTTCTCATCGCCTTTCTCCTCATGAACTACCCCAAGGGCTACGACATCCTGGGCCAACTCAATCCCCACTACATCAGCTCCAACATTGCTACGGTATCCCGCAGCCTGATGTGGATCGCTACTTGGCATATCTTCCTGAGCCATCCTTACCTGGGTACGGGGCTGGGCAGTTATTTTCTGTTCTACCCTGCCTACCGCCTGCCGGCGGAACTAGCTTCGGCAGGGACCTACGCCCATAACGACTACATCGAGTTTCTGGCCGAGGGTGGGCTCATCAACCTGGGCTTTTTGCTCGCTTTTGCCGGGGCCTTGATCTATGCCCTTTATCGCCTGATTTTTCGCGCGGCACGGCTCGGCATCAGTGAGGAAAACCGCTATTGGGCCTTGGGGCTGGTGCTGGGGGTTTTTGCCATCACCGGCCACGCCCTGGGCAACTTCATCTTCTACAACCTGCCCCTGAGCATTCTGGCCGGAATTTTTCTCGCCCAGGCCTGGCACCTCTACCATCGCCAAGGGGAAACGGCACCTCTGTTGCCGCGCCTGGGCATCCGCCATCCGGGAGTGGTGCAGGGGGTCCTGGTGGTGCTCGTGGTATTGGCGGGCTGGTTTCTTGCCCTCGATGCGGCGGTCTATGCCCTGTTCAGCAACAATGCCTGGCTCGATGGGGTCATCAGCAACCCCAACGGTCGGGCGGTATTCTTGATGCGGGCAGCGCGCTTTCTGGAAGTTGCCCGGCCCCAGGCGACCCAGCCCTGGGTGTACATGGGCAATGCCTACCTCAACCTGGCAGCCAGTGACGCGAATATGCCAGCGGCACAGAAGCGGGTGCTGCTGAAAGCGGCTTTGCGGCAGTACCATGCCTCGCTGGTGGGCATTCCGCGCCAGGCGGGGGTCTACAATGCCATCGGCTCGCTCTATAACCAGTATGGCAGCACGCTCCTGGGGATGACGCCGCAAGCGGCCCAGGACCGCGCCGTCCTTGCCTGGCGCAAGGGCCTGGCCCTGGACCCCGCCAGCGTCAACCTGCGCAGCGAGATCGCAACGGCGG
This sequence is a window from Acidithiobacillus sp. AMEEHan. Protein-coding genes within it:
- a CDS encoding glycosyltransferase family A protein, translating into MEHCDRQTKLPAVEGGASIALIVPVKNGGQRWRMVIDSILSQNIQPRRILVIDSGSTDGSAEFAKAAGFEVHCIAPDAFNHGGTRQMAVEMVSDCKTVVFLTQDAILDGRHALEQLVTELHAHPRAGVAYGRQLPRLEAGPIERHARLFNYPEQSIEKSLEDIARLGIKTAFTSNSFSAYRRDILLRAGGFPNNCSMGEDMIAAARILLQGGTVVYEAHARVIHSHGFTIAEEARRYYAIGYMHAQQRALLASFQSPTSEGKRFVRSEIRFLSRHAPRQIPEALIRTLVKFGAYHLGKQTATVFGGRTR
- a CDS encoding O-antigen ligase family protein, which produces MKSSAQPSLNRTALLVSLPFFAYLSSWYYNGSLIPLLAVSSVSLLLWGAVAAWPRIRAGLPWPRGYLPAFMLLWLFWYWLTLFWSHVPYSSWFYFWTLGSVPLGFLAWTMLSERDAEAVWPWFWRGIVASAWILSAIGLWQYYRLLGEGANWMGLRPQGPLMDCNSYAAWMNLFFFVLVGRYFWLDGRRPRALLSKSIDWVTFGYLLTIAIILLADFSTGSRGGLLAWACTLPFALLGFRGKPGVWSRWAAVLFLVLIAFLLMNYPKGYDILGQLNPHYISSNIATVSRSLMWIATWHIFLSHPYLGTGLGSYFLFYPAYRLPAELASAGTYAHNDYIEFLAEGGLINLGFLLAFAGALIYALYRLIFRAARLGISEENRYWALGLVLGVFAITGHALGNFIFYNLPLSILAGIFLAQAWHLYHRQGETAPLLPRLGIRHPGVVQGVLVVLVVLAGWFLALDAAVYALFSNNAWLDGVISNPNGRAVFLMRAARFLEVARPQATQPWVYMGNAYLNLAASDANMPAAQKRVLLKAALRQYHASLVGIPRQAGVYNAIGSLYNQYGSTLLGMTPQAAQDRAVLAWRKGLALDPASVNLRSEIATAAYFDHGKVAGGIAFLQAGLNRPLFPEPRALLQWVIARNQWQLAHDPKAAEKTLLISLKASPDFTPTLTLLRQIVQAQKPGGQASTRAE